The region AAAGCGTGATTTGCATATCCACTTTCCAATATCACTTCATatgaagtttttaaaaatgatttgttcATTGGTTTGATATACGAGACTGtaacaaatttctttcttcatttttcatttgccaAGAACACTAAGAATAGAAAGATatgaagagaaagaggaacAGATGGTTCTTAACGATCTGTGCTCTAAATCTCAGTAGATTCTTTTCACCGCACCTTAATCACCGCCCAATAGTGAAATCAACGCGATATTCTCTATATAACTCGTACAGGTCTTAATTTAGAATGgtaagacatttttcagccgACAAGCGAATCTAGACGCTAATCTTCGTGTTTCTTAGCACGTTCGTCACTGTTGAagatacatatttatttagacTGGTAGAAAATAGCGTACAGCGTTTTAGTTGATAATCCAGTTCAAATCGTTCACTTGCCGTTAGATACATTTCAAAGCCAAGGATTATTCGCATACAGATTGTACCTGCAGTACGCGAATTACTCGTCGCACGGATTTACGCAATCTGTGATCTGTTGGTAATTGAGCTTTTAATAGCTGTAAAATCGTGACCAAGAGACAGTCGGCATATTTAATGCTCTCAACTTTGTATTATTAAATGCAATTAGCATCTTGGTAACGATCATCAGCGCGATACATACGCGTATAATTGCCTACCGAATTCGGGGAAAAAATAGGTACGCGTAACGAGCTCAGTTATGATTTGTATTCTTCGCTTTTTAGAAACTCTCATGATGACGTTTTAGAAACTCTATTATCACAGCGCAGATTCGTTATTACACGTACCGACACTCGTAAATACGGCCGCTTTAGGTGGAAGTCGCGGACGTATAGATCATGGTGCAAATCGTCGGATGACTCATTTCAAGCTGCCGGTTTACGTGGGTTGAAAAGATGCTCGGATAACAAATACGAATTCAGACTTGAGTGTTTTTCGTTGATCAATTCATAAGGTTCACTTCACCAGCCAGCCCCACACAAATCGACTTCTCCGACCTTATTGGGATGCTTAATACCGCGGGCGTCCCCGTGGGCGCCACTATAAACTACTCTTaccgtgaaaaataataacaatctcATGAATATGGGATACATTAATGGTGCTAATTGTTGCTGTTTGCATGTATACGATAAAACTGACGCATCGGCTCTATCGACAACacttaattattgaaaatttgacctTTCAGCCTCAGCAGTGCAAGGTGAACCGCGAAGTCTGCTGCACTCTAACCGGATATTCTGGAGTATCGACACCGGGAATCGGTCAAGGTAGCTCTTTCACTTCCGCCGGCTCATCTTCGACTGCAACCTTTGGATCTAGTACAGGAAACTACGGTGGCTCTTCCAGTAGCTCCTTTAAACCAGTGAACTCTGGTTCTACAGTAAGCTTTGGACAGTCTGGACAACCTACTGGATCTCCATTAGGTTCCAGTTTGTTTGGGAAACCCAGTTCCTCGAGTGCTTATGATAAAGTAGGACAGTCTGGATCTTCATCAAGTTTCGGCCAGTTTGGACAAACAGGTTCCTCTGCCTCTATTGGTCAAGTCGGGCAATCCGGATCCTCGGGTATTTCCAACCAATTCGAACAGACGTCAAGTTCCTTTGGTGCAGGTAACAAGTTGGGACAAAGTGGATCCTCTGGCATACGTGACCAAGTCTTCACTCAATCCCGACCTTTCGGAATCTCTGGTCAAAGTGGACAATATGATTCAAGCAACTCGTACGGCCAAAATCAGCAGAAGGAATCCACCAATTTTGGCTTCGTATCCAGTGAACAAGCCTCAGCAAGTAACAGCGCAAACTCAGGAAGCCAAGGAGGAAGTGGATTCACGCAAGGGATCCCCTTAGGGTCTACTTCGGGAGCCCTAGGAACTGGCTTCTATAAACCAACCGGCATCAACTACAACGGAGGTAAGAAAGAGGGCTATGTAACCCACGGGAGAGTGAAACACAATTGCGTCAACTTCGCTGCATAATATTCATACTATGACCAAATCCAACGTTTTCCTTATTAGCCAATTCCGGTTCGGGATCGGCTAGCGCCAATGCTAATGCTGGCACCTTCACCTACACGACACCATCTTTGCCCAACAAGGGAAGCTTCTCAGGCCTTAACAAGCCAAGCACAGTGGACACCGGTCTCTTCGGATCATCCGATAATTCTGGGGAAGATTTGAGCGCTGGTGAGCCTAGTTTCACGGGGTCTTCAGTCGGTAACCAAGAGGCTTTTGCATCGAACGGATATTTACCTCCATTTGGAAGTGAACCCAGCAGCAACGTGCCAGCATTCGCCAAGCCACCACTGTCACCAAAGGAAGGAGAGCAAGGTGGGTGTTCTTTATTCTGGTCTAAGATTGTTGATTATTATCGTAATATTCGAAGTCTGACTTTAGTTGTACGATGAAATCTGGTATGTTCGAATTTCAGTTGGACCCACTAATGTAGTCCCCAGCGTCAAAGTTCCCATTCCAAGGCCCTCGGCATTCGCGCCAATCACGGTACAAGTCGGATGTGCTGCCGCACTTATTTGCGTGGAAGAACAATATTGTACCCTAGAGGGAGTGATTAGCCCACAACCGGTAGCGTTGACCACACAGCAAATCGAAAGACGAGCTCCTCTTAGCGTGAGTTTTGTACAGTGTTTTTGTATAGCTATATTATACTTGAGAAAACGTATCCACTGTCTTAGCTTTAAACTTCTTGTCTTGGTTCATGATTCACGGCTCTCTGTATGAAACGGTTTAAGTACCGATTATGCGTTAATAATATTCCACGCATATTGCGTTTTGCAGTCGTGCAGAAATCCGGACAATGGCGTTATCGGGAAATGTTGTCGTGATCCGAATTACGTTGATCCTTGGCCAACGGGTAACCTTCCCGCAAATTACTCTGGAGGTTTTGACGAACAAGGTTTCCCAACGTATTTGAACATCGCTAAGACTCGTCCTCCTAAGAAGCAGCCGACTCCAACCAAGGGCGGTGCCTTTCAGCCCACCAAAACTGTTGGTGTAACTCCAACGAAGGGTAGCTTCTTGCAACCTACCAAAACAGTTGGACTGACTCCAACTAAGGGTAGTTTTGTTCAGCCCACCCAAACTATCGCTGTAACTCCTTCTCCCTACCAAAAAGACGTCAGTGGATCGCCACCACTCAAACAGTTTGGAAATTTCTCATTtggacaattttttgaaaggcCAGTGGAAAGTTTTCAAAACGTCGTCAGCCAATTTATCACCCCGCTGACTTCCACCGCAGCTCCTGATACACCTCAATCCGACAATGAGATTACCGAAAAACCTGTCAGTAGTTCACCCGCTCCTATATTTGGCATCTTTCCAAACccgtttggaaaaaattatgttgcatCTGATACCATCGATAGCCCTGCAATAATTGCTCCACACACCCCGGGAACTCAGTGCGGCTTAAGAAATAGAGTAAGTGTTTTCAAATGCAATTAGAAGATTATAATTGTATAAGTTGACCTTATTCTGAGATATTTTCACTGGATTAAGGTCTctgcaaaaaacttttcacatcGCGGAATAGCATTTACTTAATTCAGTCGATATCTGTTCAGATTTTAACAGATTTTGGATGTTTTTGGAATAAATTTCTATCAAGTAAAGTGAATCGTCAAACTGATTTCATATCAAAGTCTCttccattttcaataataattggtaGCTCTCTTTCGTCAACCTTAACCAAtgctattttcaaatttaaaaaaggtTCAGCGCCCAAGCTATTTGGACAGAGATGACGTCGCCTTTGGTGAGATACCATGGCAAGCAATGATTCTGTCGACCACGGATCGTAAGCTTCTGTGTTCTGGCGTGATCGTATCTCCCAACGCAGTCTTGACAGCCGCTCACTGCGTCGATGGGTGAGCATAATTTTCATCTAACAGTCTTCGTAACaacgaatattttcaccaccTGGTTTCTTAATAGtgaaattgacaatttttattaaatttatgaGGCTGCTGTCAGCTGAATCGTTTTGTTGGCACtgaataacgatttttaaaaattaccatatgaatttttgaatgtGTGAATTGATCCCGATGAATTCGcaatatcaataaattgacgAAGCATCCTTAGTAACGTAATTGACATGAGAATCTAACATGGCCGATAATTCATGCGTGTGCTATGTTGAAATAACTTTGATATCGTAGCAAATGTAGAAGGATTATCCTGATTTCAAAGTTTCTCAAAAGTTGTTTTGTGGCACATGTGAAACTTTAAACATATACCGCTGAATGAACAAACCAAATATCAAATTAGACCACGGTTTGAAACGGTTTCTGATGGTACTGACATTTTATTGCGACAGATTGAGGCCTGAAGAAGTCTCGATCAAGGCTGGCGAATGGAAATTAGGGTCCGAAATCCAACAGGAGGAGCCTATCCCCTTCGAGATCGTTAAAGTTCTCAATATCCTACCGCATCCAGGTTATAACTCAGGTTCTTCAAGTTACGACCTTGCCATCCTCTTACTTGAGCACCCCGTGCGTTTAGATCAGCACGTTGATATTATTTGCCTGGGTAACATTCCCCAGCCTACAATTGGAAGAAAATGCATCTCTACGGGATGGGGAAAGGTCGTTCTTCAAGGTATGTCAAAAATTGCCTATAACCACCTTCACCGTTTATTCGTCGCACTTTTGTTATGGACGTTATGGGTACAATCGATCGGTTCATTTTTTAGTACATGCGGCTGGTTCCTTGATGCACGGCATTGACGTTGACATAGTACCTCAGGATGAGTGCAAGCGACGTGTTCAGGGCGCTGAATCCCCGGTAGCAATCGACAACACCTTGACATGCGTGAAGGCTCAGAAGGAGAGGAACAACATGTGCCAAGTTGACGTTGGCGGCCCATTGGCTTGCGATCGTGGAGACGGTATCTACGAGCTTTCCGGAATTTACAGCTACGACACCGGATGTTTGCCCACCAATCAGGTGAGATTTTCAATTCTGAATAACCTTCCGAGTTCCATTAGCTTCTACTTTTTATGGTTCGGTTAGGACTTGGACTGGAATTTCTGATTGGTTCTTATTGTTTCGATATTGTTTACAGGTCGCAACTTATGCTCTAATTGACACGAACTGGGTGAAGCAGACGTTGTCTTCCCCACCGTTACCAAACTTTGAACGCCAAGTCCAGAAGCCAGCACCAGTCTGCGATTGCCAGAAGAGCTATCTCCCACCATCACTCAACCAGTACCTTCCGCCAGTATAAACAGTGACCAAGTGATAAGTTCTTGTTGCAATGATGATAATACCTTTCTACCAACGTATGTCGTCAGAGCGGTATGAAAATTATACTGCTGCCGAACGAGTAACATGTAAGAATGCCATATATTTCCAAAAAGATATGGAAAAACGTTTTTTACGTACccaaatttttggaaaacgaaaatgtaattcaacgaaatttataacaaaaaaacgtGGTAGAACACCATTGTTTATTTAACCATTCCAATTGAGCTATATTGTATCGCAAGAGAACATCTCTAACACATTTTTGAAACCCTAAGGtctgattttaatttatatcgtAACTAAGGATTAAATCTAAACATAGACTTAAATAAAATAGAGGTACTTAAGATATACCATGGGGCTCCAAATCTTTTGATAATCAAATTCATGTGTACTGTTCCAAAAGATTTGGATGCCAAAACGATCCTTGGCATATCAAAATCTTGAgacaatattgaaattttgatgaagCCGATGCACCTATTTTTCTAAGGAACTTAATTAAgctaagaataaaataaagtttgatattttattaaaaatacaaatactTGCATAATTTGTTTTATCATTGTGTGCGGAAAGGgaaagaaaagcaaaaaaagaatatacaTTTCGTAACTGTGATACAAAAAAAGGTGTTATTTCCAAtatacgttaaaaaaaaattgcgcaaATCCTTTTCAGATAATATTGGAGTAAGTTTTTTTACATGTCTAATGTTGCTTAATCTCTCGCTCGAATCTACGAATAACTATTATTTGCCCAGCTGGTCCAAGCTGAATTCGTTGCCATATGGATACCAGACACGTAAATACGTATTCACGTTACGGAGAGATTGGAATTCGCGTTTTGCAAATGATTGTGATTCCAATTCTACGTTCGGATACTAAAAGCGTTTCAACATGTTTGCCAGGTAAGGAATTATACATTAAATTCGCAGGAGATTTACTAACTATATTAATAATCGTTGGGTAGAAACGCCTGCTACTGTGCGAATATGCAACACGTTGTACATGGTGCTCAGCTGTGTTGACAGCTGGCAGGCGACGAGAGCACGCGCCGTGGCGATGTCACGTGGCAAGAAGATACAAATCTTTCGGTCGGCACCTGTCAAAGCGATCTACGTACGTGGaaggtaaataaaatatgtgcTGACGTGAATAATTGTTCAGATAAAACTCTTCAATCTGTTTCGGTATCGTAACAAGTACCGTATTACTGAAGAGGCAGCCGAACCACTTCACCTACTAGTACAGGATTAAACCCGACATCCCAACCTTGTAGTCTGTCTTTAGAAATAGAGGTTatgtttaaaatattgttaagAGTAAATTCAGTGTTCAGTGGACACGATTGTGCTCTTTTTTAATGTTACAATCAATTGATCAAGACTAAACGTAACAAAATTTCTTACCAGATGTCTGGAGGTCAGAAAATTATTCTAGTCACAGGGGGAACTGGACTTGTCGGTAATGCCATTCGAGATATTGTGGATGAAGATTTGAGACCTGATGAGAAGTGGATATTTATCGGTTCTAAGGACGCAGATCTATGGTGAGTTTATGTCGCGTTCCGGATTGTGAATTAAAGGAAATCTGGAGACGATGAGAGTAATTTATTAGTTTGTGTACATCTTGTCGCTTCCAGAATTTGTCCATATTCCattattttgatgaaattggTCTAACTGGTTGCAATAATGTTTTCCCATATTTTTAGGAACATTATAAAATTAGAACATGCTTAacctttcatttattttcttggaTATTGAAATACTCGTTGAAAGACtgatgagaaaaatatcaaaagaaaACGAAAGCAATGTAATGAACTGAGTCGGTACCTGTCatctaaatttttaaatattttccagtAACAAGCAAAGTACAGAGGCTTTATTTGAAAAGTATAAACCAACTCATGTAATACATCTAGCAGCTATGGTTGGAGGCTTATTCCACAATATGTCTCACAATTTggattttttggtaaatattataaaaccGACAAAGTTTTTTGCGGAATTTCTTTCGAGATATCAAGACGAAAGCTATTTTTATTGTTCCAGAGAAAAAATCTACACATGAACGACAATGTGTTACAAACTGCACATGAGAATAACGTTAGCAAAGTTGTATCTTGTCTTTCGACATGTATATTTCCAGATAAGACAACTTATCCCATTGACGAAACTATGGTgagtaaaaattgtaacgtttTTACTCAAACGTTATTCATTGAATTGTGGAAAATAAAGGTGATGTAAAATTGAGTTCAGTCAGTAGTAACAGATTGAAATCATCATCAGTTACTTGATATCGCTTAGAGATTGGTAATTGCTGGTTGACCAGTGTCCATGAGTAAATAATATCTTGGATATTCAAGCCTCGACCACAGATATCAAATCAATTTAATCCGAAAGAAGTGTCAATTGAATGtaatgataattttcagaTTCATAACGGTCCTCCCCATCCATCTAACTATGGTTATAGCTATGCAAAGCGACTAATTGATGTAGCAAATAGGGGTTACGCTCAACAACATGGTAGACTTTACACCAGTGTGATTCCCTGCAATGTTTTCGGACCTCACGATAATTTTCATCCAAGTGCTAGTCATGTGGTTCCTGGATTGATGAGGAAACTTCATGATATAATTGCGGATGGtgacgataataatattgacGAAAAATACTAGGATTTCCTGTATTTCTAGTCTTGTTTTAAAGTGGTTCAAACTAATTATTGCTTCTTTGTTTCAGGTAACACTGAGGATAAGGTCTTCACAGTCTTGGGGTCTGGTAAGCCATTGCGACAATTCATTTACAGCAGAGATTTGGCGAAGCTTTTCATTTGGGTCCTTAGGGAGTACGACTCAGTGGAGCCAATCATATTGTCAGGTAAGTGCCAAATACTGACGTTGTAATTTACACTTTTAACttatttgatttgaaaaattgtgctGCACAAATCGGTGTTTATCAAAACTGGGTTCATCTTGCGATGCAACGTATAGTAGCAGTTCGAGATAAATGAACTCTGTAGGctaactttttcgaaatttcagtgGACGAATCGCAAGAAGTAACAATTTCCGAAGTAGCAGAAGCTTTGGTAAAGGCATTCGACTTTAAAGGAAAAATCGTGTACGATACTTCAGCTGCAGACGGACAATATAAAAAGACAGCGAGTAACGCGAAGTTGAGATCTTATTTACCTGATTTTAAATTCACTCCCTTTGATCAGGCTATTAAAAAGACCGTTGAATGGTATCAAGATAATTATGACCAGGCCAGAAATTAGGAAATTTGTGTTTGATCTACTGTCATCACGATAATTGCGTAAAAAATGGTGCCGCGAACCAGCAGTTCcgaaaatcgattttatttcGTAAGGCTTTGAAACCCTTCTAATGTCTTCTATATGACAATAATCTTTCTAGTAAAagtaaaacataaaaatatgaaaagctAGATGATTTTAGCAACTACATCGTGTTATGTTGATACATTATAATTTGTTGCAATCATAGAATCTATTTATTACAGCAGTCGTTATCAtgttagattttattttcaacccaCTACTTGAAACCTAATTAACGGTGACATGAAAGGGCTTCAACGAATTTGCGCTGCACCTGATTCGCGTTACTGGAGACTGTAAAAACGTGATTAACCGTAACCATACAAGATTTCGTTCGATTATTTGGGACTCTAAGACCAGGGATAGACTGacatttctaatattttttgacttactgaaactgaaaaaaatgtataaataattgtattataatatggTATCTGTATTTTTgggatgaaaataaagttCAAATAATGCTCAGCGTGAAATTACTTGAATATAACGTAAAACATACTTTTAACGTTATAGTTTGTTATCTATAATGCAGTTtgtattgagaaaattttacggGACATGTATTTCAAATCGTCGACCAGTCAGTAatgttttggattttttcttaCGGTACACGAAACCGCATCAATAGCTGCCAATAAGTAAATCATGAGTCTGTCAGCTTTCGAATACTTGTTGCGAACTCCGAAGTACGCTATCAACTTGAAGTCTATTTTATAGTGCTTTCGGCTACGCTAAAAGTAGAAAACTTCATCAGGTTAAAATGTAAAACTTGTATTAGTAGCAATCCTACCCAGGTTTCCATACGCGTTTCCCAAATGTATAAAAAGAGGGCTCACTCCTATTCCCGCAGTGAAATACGAAGGacgtttaattaaatttcgcATGCGACAGTAAAACGTTTTTTCTTAGGGATTGGGAGGTGGCTGAAAATTATAGTTCACTTTCTATATCCTTGCGCGTAAGTGTCGCCATTCTTACGACTCGTGGAATCGAATCAATTGATGGATTTGAACGACGTTTATGATCAACCGCAGAGCTTCGCcagttgataaaatttttcgttccatCGTTCTCCCTTTTTCTCTATACtcacaattatattttttcagcactGCGCTAAAAGAATTTTGTATTGggtaaagaaaacaaaacctTTGCCAAGTTACCAGCAAAAATGCGTACTACCTAATGAAACGATATAATTCCAAAAAATGTATGCTGTTTTTTGCTAAAGACGATGAGAAACATCAACGTGATTTACGATATATTGCAGCCTCGTTAGTGTGGAACGTTTGTTAGTACCGTGTGTAATATAATCAGTCGCACTACACTCTCTTGATGCTCGAGAACTCACTGAATCGGTCCAACCTTTAACCGGCACTTTAAATTAATCGAGCTGTTCTCAgctaatttaatttattagcCCAATTAATTTCTCATTATCAATTGTTCAGTCGTTGGTTTTGAATGCATTTCGTGTAGGATTAACGATTGTAATCAAGCATTCGAGCATTTATATCGTTATCGACAAATTACTGAGAAAATTTGCGTTACTGAAGAAGTACAGGAATAGATGCTTATATCGTACACATAACAATTTATCTTGTTGAAAAAAGTATAGAATTCTTTTACAACGTAGTCGGCTATTTTCAAGAACTGAGTACTACCGTTTTAGATACACATATTCATATTTCTTGTTccggaaaattgtttttacctttatttacatatacactgtgaaattgttatttcatGATCGACAGATATGTAATAAGCAGTCGAGCCGAAATTGCACGAACTTCATAGAATTTTCCGTTTAACATTAAATGTGTACCGGTTGTAAAGAGAATTCCAAGTGTTTTGAAACTTATTGCAGTTTATCGATCTCCATCAATCGATGACAGTTTTAACAAACATTAAAGATTACCACTTGGCATCCGGTTCAATGCTGGTCTGATTTCAATTGTCaggatttcaatttcttcgacaaagaaatttcaatcatGCGAGCAAAAGAAATACACGTGGAAATCTTTTAGAAGATCATGTTCTGCATTCTGTCGAATCGTCaagaaattctcaaaaactcGCGTCCTTTGtggaattattcatcaaagaataaaaaagaagaaagtaaCGTCTTTAGAAACCCTGACGATTGTAATCGGTATATTAATTAGTT is a window of Neodiprion pinetum isolate iyNeoPine1 chromosome 4, iyNeoPine1.2, whole genome shotgun sequence DNA encoding:
- the scaf gene encoding uncharacterized transmembrane protein DDB_G0289901; this encodes MKGATILLLGAVALVAYASAHPYSKIPDVAHHPDGYHFKKSSSNSNSNSYSQSNHDEADIGGVFGGQVFSGSRASGYNTNGGSSSHGSSYSSASFDGNIPFGIIAGSGIPDASQNPTSYNQLNLAGINPGTAGLGLGDNGAGSLSSFGSSGNQVTEGTLAGFGSSGAYGGAGGIGSSSGFAAGSSSFNSGSQNSAGGVIFGQAVTPTPDSLASSGVIPYDQVSSKPGEVQYWWNGVGNPFGLSGKPSGGCSSNGCTLSGTFDLSQGAGGAEASNQGGQTSLNINGGNRNPFFSGGAPNPGSGFITAGASFGQTNIDSGSFGSGSDSISIDRSKNPFFSGSYTPSPAGSAGSAVSFASSNTNAGSSGFESAAAGGSFSGNPFLKPGSVIVQKPQVIKESSTASPEYVNVGSGNPFFRPGSGSVVVTPPVAVFADQFNKEVSQTPTPLPDFSPTPTPQLSSGGNFFFSTTPTPGFSTLGPAGFDGAGNFEGQNNQVPISFGSQSTIGFVSSTPAYPTPSIFSPEEEPSVNQDGLTVDCSGEGRICVLTSQCVNGRVFTSQQGLTQIRSGPQQCKVNREVCCTLTGYSGVSTPGIGQGSSFTSAGSSSTATFGSSTGNYGGSSSSSFKPVNSGSTVSFGQSGQPTGSPLGSSLFGKPSSSSAYDKVGQSGSSSSFGQFGQTGSSASIGQVGQSGSSGISNQFEQTSSSFGAGNKLGQSGSSGIRDQVFTQSRPFGISGQSGQYDSSNSYGQNQQKESTNFGFVSSEQASASNSANSGSQGGSGFTQGIPLGSTSGALGTGFYKPTGINYNGANSGSGSASANANAGTFTYTTPSLPNKGSFSGLNKPSTVDTGLFGSSDNSGEDLSAGEPSFTGSSVGNQEAFASNGYLPPFGSEPSSNVPAFAKPPLSPKEGEQVGPTNVVPSVKVPIPRPSAFAPITVQVGCAAALICVEEQYCTLEGVISPQPVALTTQQIERRAPLSSCRNPDNGVIGKCCRDPNYVDPWPTGNLPANYSGGFDEQGFPTYLNIAKTRPPKKQPTPTKGGAFQPTKTVGVTPTKGSFLQPTKTVGLTPTKGSFVQPTQTIAVTPSPYQKDVSGSPPLKQFGNFSFGQFFERPVESFQNVVSQFITPLTSTAAPDTPQSDNEITEKPVSSSPAPIFGIFPNPFGKNYVASDTIDSPAIIAPHTPGTQCGLRNRVQRPSYLDRDDVAFGEIPWQAMILSTTDRKLLCSGVIVSPNAVLTAAHCVDGLRPEEVSIKAGEWKLGSEIQQEEPIPFEIVKVLNILPHPGYNSGSSSYDLAILLLEHPVRLDQHVDIICLGNIPQPTIGRKCISTGWGKVVLQVHAAGSLMHGIDVDIVPQDECKRRVQGAESPVAIDNTLTCVKAQKERNNMCQVDVGGPLACDRGDGIYELSGIYSYDTGCLPTNQVATYALIDTNWVKQTLSSPPLPNFERQVQKPAPVCDCQKSYLPPSLNQYLPPV
- the Gmer gene encoding probable GDP-L-fucose synthase, producing MSGGQKIILVTGGTGLVGNAIRDIVDEDLRPDEKWIFIGSKDADLCNKQSTEALFEKYKPTHVIHLAAMVGGLFHNMSHNLDFLRKNLHMNDNVLQTAHENNVSKVVSCLSTCIFPDKTTYPIDETMIHNGPPHPSNYGYSYAKRLIDVANRGYAQQHGRLYTSVIPCNVFGPHDNFHPSASHVVPGLMRKLHDIIADGNTEDKVFTVLGSGKPLRQFIYSRDLAKLFIWVLREYDSVEPIILSVDESQEVTISEVAEALVKAFDFKGKIVYDTSAADGQYKKTASNAKLRSYLPDFKFTPFDQAIKKTVEWYQDNYDQARN